The DNA region TATAAAGAAAGAGATTGTTCCATATATTAATAAGGGGCATATAGTTTTGTGTGATAGATATATTCCATCTTCGTTGATATTACAAGTTTTAGATGGTCTGAGTATGAGCGAGGTGATGAGCATAAATACTGGTTTTTTGAAGCCGGATTTATCTGTAATTGTTTATGCAAATGAAAGCACAATTAGTGAAAGGCTATCTGATAGGTCAACTTTAACGAGATTCGAAAGAGATTTTAGTAGTGAAAGAGAAATTGAGTTATCATTTAAGGCGGGAAAATACCTTGAGGAATTAGGTTACAAAATAGAATATATAGACACTGATGAGTCCCTAGTAAAAAACATAGAAAAGCTAGGAGATATGATAATGGTAGCGGTTAGTTAATCAATGGGGAGAGTGTGAAATGAAAGTCGTGTTAATTAATTCGCCAATATTTGACCGATTAGAAACGGACATGGCAGGTAATGAGTATTTACCACCGTTTGGTCTTGGCTATTTGGCGACAAAAATTCTAGAAAATAATTGGGATGTAATAATTTTAGATGTAATTCAGTTAGGTTTAAATATAACTCAAGTCATTCAGAGGCTATATGAAATACAGCCAGACGTTATAGGTATTAATATTTTTTCTGTTAATATTCCCATTGTCAAAATTATATTGGAATCCTATCTTTTGAAGGCAAGGCTAATTGTAGGAGGTCAGTGCACAAAATTCATTTATGATAAAATCGTCAAATGGAATATTAATAATGACCTAGTCGTGATAATTGGGGAAGGCGATTTAATTATTTGTGATGTGATTGAAGACAAGGTTTCAGAGCCCCCCATATATGAATGTGATACTCGTAAAGTATACCAAGTTGATATCTCATCAAAATATTTTTCAGAGGACATAAATAATTTGACTTTAAATAGAGGCTTACTTAATGAAAATTATGTGGTAAACTACTATGGTTTGAATGAAAGAGCAATAATAACATCAAGAGGTTGCATTTACAACTGTGCTTTTTGCGGAGCGGCAAAAAAATTAAATCAAAACAGTAAAATAAGGCTAAAAAATAAGATAAATATTATTGCAGAGATTAGTGACCTACTTCAAGAAAACCCGACAATCCAATGCATTAGAATCTTGGATGACTTGTTTTTGAGAAGTTCACAATCTATACTAGGTGCTATTGAGATATTCAATCATTTTAATGTGTCTTGGAGAGCCATGGCACATATCAAGACGTTTCAAAACACATCAGAAGAATTGTTTATTCAAATGAAGAATAGTGGTTGTAAGGAATTATTTATTGGAATTGAATCAGGATCAGATAAAATCAGGCATATGATTAATAAATCAGGAACAGTAGATGAAATAAAGAATACCACAAGAAAAATATTGAAAAGTGGAATTGACATTAAAGGATATTTTATATTTGGCTTTCCTCTGGAATCCAAGAGTGATATGGAAATGAGTCTTAATGTTGCGACATCAATATACGAGTGTTCACAAAATTCAGATGGAAATTTCAGAACAAGTGTTTTTCAATTTAGGCCATACCATGGAACGGCATTATTTAATGAATTTGTTGAACCAGAATTAGAGTTGGAATATCAAGAAAATCAGATTTTATCAACATTGGTTGATAGAGGACATTTTAATATTCAGACTAAAAACTACAGTCAATGTGACGATAAAGTATTATATGAGTTTATTTGCAAAACGAGTAAGCTAGGAGGACATTATGATTAATGAGATAATGAACTGCAATAAGTGCAATATGTGTAATAATCAGAGACCTCTTTTAGATAAGGTGGAAAAGTGCGATGTAATGTGGGTAGGTCTTTCTGCTAAACAAGTTGATAATGTCTTAGATGAAGTCCCTTTATCGGTAGCCACTAAATCAGGAAAACTAATTAATGAAATGGAATCTGAAGTACAAGG from Petrocella atlantisensis includes:
- the tmk gene encoding dTMP kinase — protein: MFITFDGPNGAGKSTVIEELAKYLAFKEKQVYITKEPTETEIGKYIRESEEKYASYTLANLVAADRHNHIKKEIVPYINKGHIVLCDRYIPSSLILQVLDGLSMSEVMSINTGFLKPDLSVIVYANESTISERLSDRSTLTRFERDFSSEREIELSFKAGKYLEELGYKIEYIDTDESLVKNIEKLGDMIMVAVS
- a CDS encoding B12-binding domain-containing radical SAM protein; translation: MAGNEYLPPFGLGYLATKILENNWDVIILDVIQLGLNITQVIQRLYEIQPDVIGINIFSVNIPIVKIILESYLLKARLIVGGQCTKFIYDKIVKWNINNDLVVIIGEGDLIICDVIEDKVSEPPIYECDTRKVYQVDISSKYFSEDINNLTLNRGLLNENYVVNYYGLNERAIITSRGCIYNCAFCGAAKKLNQNSKIRLKNKINIIAEISDLLQENPTIQCIRILDDLFLRSSQSILGAIEIFNHFNVSWRAMAHIKTFQNTSEELFIQMKNSGCKELFIGIESGSDKIRHMINKSGTVDEIKNTTRKILKSGIDIKGYFIFGFPLESKSDMEMSLNVATSIYECSQNSDGNFRTSVFQFRPYHGTALFNEFVEPELELEYQENQILSTLVDRGHFNIQTKNYSQCDDKVLYEFICKTSKLGGHYD